The genomic DNA TTTCTAATACTTTATTACAACACATAGCTTGATTCATTTTTGGTGTGCCCTACATATGAAATGCTTATTCCACTCAATGTCTCAGGCATCAGAAATGTCTTTGTGGCACTCGTCTTTTCTTTGAGCCAatcaaatctcttttttttttttctcctctcccagGGCAACAGACTGTCTTCATCTCCAAAGAGCGCCTTCTCAGGTTTTCAACCATGGAGaactgtttcttctgtttcaagCAAGTGCCTGCCTCAAAGCACCACCTGATGAAAAGACATTATGACATAGCCGTCCATTTCATTCAGGATGACATTGGTAGGTTTAAACGTTACATTTGAGAActttgttgaataaaatttcgtgccataatttttttcaatgtccttgaaacattttgtgtagTACTTATTGTCTGCTAGCTACTTAAGACAGCATAATGAAAAACTCATACTTTCACTGTGCATTAATATTGTTCACATCAAGCCTCATTTCcgtataattttgaaaacatttgggggttttttaatgGAGTAACTCGCAGGCTACTTTAGGtaataaatgatttaatcaATGGCTCATTAGCTGACTGTGAAAcgatgcatttgttttatttttaaactaggTGTTTGCCACTAATCAGCAAacctgggtttttttgttgttgttttttttttctctatttgcaGAAAGATTTGTGATCCCATGTATGTGTTCTGACAAAGTTCAGGAAAGAAGTCACTGGCACTGTCCGTGCTGCGAGAAGGTCCTTAATCGGAGATGCATCTTTAAAGTCCACCTATCAAAGCAACATTGTAGGTTTACTTTTAGATGcgtttttacttttgcatcagATAGGAATACAACTAACCGTGCATAATGCTACATGTGTAATGTTTGAGACTGTTTTCATTCACTAAAagaaaagtgttatttttgtcttccagGTTATACTGTCCTGCAGACAAAACAAGTGTCAGGTCAGTATGTATGTTTCATATGCCATAAAGGACCACCaatgtcttaatttattttattttattttttatttttttatggtccAGAGGCATCTATTCCATCGTGGTTGTCAGATGTGGCAATGACTGATGGATTATTTTCCaactttgactttctttttcttttctactgaATAGATGTACCCAAACAGCAAATTTTCATAAATTCTTTCGTGAGTAAGATTTAGGTGCTGCATAAAATGACCCACAGTTGGTGATCTCATGTTTTACTGGTAACATCTTAAGACTTTACCAGACAAATCTTCAAATTTTCtagaatttatttcatttaaatgggGTTTGAAATTGTTCCAACTAATAGAAAAATTGGTatcgtcattttaattatttattctaattcttttttctttttttttgtcttgtcaaaaaggaaaaaaataagattattaaACGAGTTGCTCTTTTGACTACGAACAGGACAGTGTTTACTATTTGAATTTAATCGAACAATAACatctttattttgaatataaTGAATAATGAAGGATTGTACAAATTGATTTTTGAATATTCGCATTGTTCAAAGGCGCAGCAGCCTGGTCTCTAGGTTTCTGTCATGGTGTGCATTTGTTCccctttatttttgctttctggaagctaaaatctgttttatcagACACTAAGCCAAACATCCtaccatgtttttgtttaaataataatacaggGACTCATCGTCTGCCTTACACTGTCATGTTTGAAGAAGAATCTTCAGGCCTCGAAGACTCcgaggaagatgaagaagagCTCAGCAGTCTggaacagcagcaggaaacgACTTCACCTCTGCttcaagtgaaagaaaaagcagaaggtATCAAACTAAAAGCCATGTTACATCAATGACACGGCTACATGTACAGTCCatgtaatactttttttttctcaattttctcAGGCCAACTTCTAAATGTGGTGGAAGCCCAACATTCTGGTAGCAGTCAACCACAGCAACACTGTCTATACCTAAATCAAGACTGTGGCATGAATATCTGCTTGAACGCTCGCATCCAAGAAGGAAGGGAAGTTATTGTCGTGGAAAGTCGTCAGGATAATGGCTTTGGTAAAGTGTTTGATTCAGCTGGCAAAATGCAGCGCCCAAATGAAACCGGTGTTGTAACGAAGGGCAAATCCTGCAGCAATACCAAGGAATCTATCGCGAAATCGGCATCCTCAAGTTTAGTTGATCTCAGTCCACCAAGTAAAAAGCAAGCAAAGAATCGATTAGCGGACCTAAATCTGAGTACAGTGACAACAGAGTTATCTTCCACTCAGAACCGTGATGGGTCGTATTACTGTAAGGCATGTGGAGAAATCTTCCATTACTTCCACAAGCTAATGACGCACGTGCAGAAACACGCAGGGGACAAAATCTGTATTTGTGGGGTTTGTGGGAAAAGTTTGATGCGCAGTGAAAGTCTACACGAACACCTGCAGAACCACAACACCAAGAACGTTTGTGGGACATGTGGTAAGCGGTTTTCAAGCCAGTCTCGCTTGCAGCAGCATAAGACTTTTCATAAATCCAAGACTAAATACAAAGTCTACAATATGATCACGCCTGGATTCATGCAGGACTTTGAGAAGTCTAAAATTTGAAGATCTTGTCTGACCGAAAACCCTTAAAACTGAAATCGGTGCTAAAGGGCATGAGCTCAGACTTAAGTATTATAAGGTTGTGTATGTAGATAAGTGTTTTGTTGAGAAGATTACTTGGATTAAGATAGCTGTTTGGATTTAATGGAGAGCCAAATTGATCATTTTCAGTGAATAAACATGAATCTTTagattgataataaaaaaaagctttctttgTCAAAATGTTAATTGGAATGTTTCTGGTAATATGTCATGTTGGTCTTAGATTTAATTCATGATTGTCTTCAAAAGGTTTTAAGCTTATCCTACTGAAACCTGCGAGAACCCTGTCAAGCATGGCTGAAATTCTCCAGGAATCAAATCTTCTGTGATTGTTGTCCTTTAGCAGCATTGTTCTCATATGTTGTTCTCTAGTGATAGAACCTATACCCAACATCCTTAATGACAGAATTGCGTTGACAATCAGTTTTTGGTTGAGACATACAACTGTGTTAAAAAATACCAATTCTGTAGGATATAGTTAATCACCTTCAGGCGTTGCTATCTATTAAACTAAGTGGTTATTGGGTATCGTAATGGTAAAAGTCATCTCATTCTCtagtagaaaacatttcaaatagtTGCCATCAGGGCCGCCAACTAAGCAGCCGCTTAGGGCCCCAGGGCCACTATGGGGCCCTCTCAGAGGGCCCCATAGTGCCCTCtgataattcatttttattagtaatttcTATGTcataatatcaaaaacacaatttcaatatgaagtgatttatttttacaataatatatatttgataatgtatgtagatattattttttgggataaaaagaaaaaaagaaattgctccTGGGGTCCCCTGGTGGCTGCGGTAGGTACTGCACGCTTCGTTGGTATGAGCTGCAATGTGCAGAGCGCATCCAAACGTCcaaagctccggtcagaagtTAAATAGGCAAAAGTTTTGCTGCAAGTTTTCTGCATGGTGCAGACCTTACCcggtgggccggtctgtcagtcaaacttctcactgcagagcagaagaggttagagactgatttttaaacctttgctgacgaAGATAAGATTAGGGGCTAAGATGGCCTTCACGTGTAAGTATCGGCCGATCACGAgcccccaaaattaagaaaatcggATCCCAGAAATCAACTGTGTATCAATATGTATATGATGAAAACAGcactgccagagatgcaataaatttatagcaggtgtgtgaatgatctaatgatCATCAAtgctgattgcagccagtccaaattgttagcagaactagagggccccaaaaccacattttgcttAGGaccccatggaggcttgggtAGGCCCTGGTTGCCATTCTTTCCAGGTGTGGACGCCCCATCAAATTCGGTAAAAGGTTTAGAATggatattaaaaaatacaaaagtaactttttcttAATTCTACTTGCTTTAGTTGACGTGTGGacaaagctttttgttttttttaatgcgcGAGTCTTTGGAGGGTGGTGGGTTACATAGAAACACTGAGCCAGTTATGGGTGCcaacaaaaaagcttttctgttaaagatgtataagaaaaaaattgttatacAGTGTTGAATGAATCCCCGTCAGTCTGATGGTGCAGGCTGACGGCGGCGCGCTGTGCTGACTGGTACGTAACGTTTCAGCTCTCGGCAGCGTTCAATCATTTGTCTCCCATAAAAATGTGGCGAGTTTATTCCTGACAGGAAGAGGGGGTTAGCTACTCCGCTCCGGCATCTCTTCTCTTTCAGTTCCCTCCCTCACGGGAAGTCAATCTACAGTAACTCCCGGGCTAGTTACTGCCTCtcctttttcttaaaattttcatTCTGGGAAGCATGGCTGTGTTAAAGATCCAAGACCAGGTAAGCTAACATCTGGTTAGCTAACGCGAAGTCATCTGCAACTGATAAACAGAAGtttatttgagtatttttacACAGTAATGTTCGTTCCCATCATGTCCAATctatcaactttatttattatcctagtttaattttatcaaaggaacacattttctttagttCGTAGTGGTAAgaagatttatatttaaagatgaaCGTCCAAGGGCTAAGCTAATGTTGCGCCGCTTCTATCATTAACTTTAATATCTGACATGTTAGCAGAATAGCTAGCGGTAAAAGTTAACAGCGGAATAGCAGTCCTCTTTAGACGCATGCTAACATCATGTCACCTGTTGCCTTAAATTAGCTTCTCTTTCAATGGACGTTGTTGCATATCGAGGGTTGTTTTATCTATTTGTTTCCTTGTAGTATCTATTTCTGTTGTTTGGGGTGCTGATGCACCTCTGAACACAGCTGGATGGATGTGACTAAGAGGTAACCTATCTGGCCAACCCTGTCATTTTGAAACGCATGCAAATACCTGTTATGTTACGCGTTTCTTGAGATATCTGCGCCGAGTTAGTGAGACTAATTAACTCGATTCAAAGCGGTTCCTTTGTTTGCCCCCCTCTGCAGCCCCCCCAGGAGTTTGCTTTGTCAGCTGTCTTGGTTTTTCTCCGGGCAGCTAAATGGCCAGTTGGTcacctgttgctgcttttaAGAAAGGCTGTCAGACTGAAATAGCAGGTGAAGTTGATCCAAAACCTACAGCTGCATGACACTTAAGGCACAATCCACTGGGTCAGCAGCTGTTTACAAAGTAAGGTTCCCTAGCTCATGAAGAGATGAAGTGgtggatttttctttattccctTAATATAATAAGACTGTTAACAATTTTGAGCATAGCGATGGTAATTTGAGCGTACTCGATACATATTATGTGGTATAGCTcacttaaaactttttaatttattttgaaaataagaagGGCTGCTTGCATAAATGTAGCCAATGCACGCCTTTGCATGACTGAAATAATATTCAAGATTTATGAAGAAGTTTGCATAATTGCCTTTCAGGACAAAGGGTACTGTAGGGATACATTTCAACAGATTGTGTTCCAACTAATCTAAGAGACATAAAATACTGATGTTGAATAACAATAATTCAGTATCTCTGGCAAGGTAATTCCAAAAGAGTGAGTagataaaaacacagcatttgCTGTTTAATGAAGTCATAAATTATTCACCTTGTTTGCCCGGTCGGAGCTGTTATTGATTGGATTCCCGCTTATTTCCTAAATAGCTTTTATAGACCTATTTTAGTCATAACACTACTATTTTCACCCACTTGTTCATTTGCCAAATAGTTTTTAGCACATGTTGCGTAATATGCTGTACCACCATGGCTGGTTTCAAAGTTTTACAAAGGACTGTacgtttgtttttggtttttttgtttgttttttttgttcttctcgGCTCTTTTAAGGAAGATTTTCATTCCTCCACATTttcctaattatttttaaattctttaatgtaatcaggaaaaaaattaagagctgagcaattaaaagaagaattaaacttaaattttattttattttttaaatgacagagtAAGGCCTGTAAGCCATGAAAGATACTTATTCtaattaaatcacaaaataaattctcttaaaacatttctgtttgttttgaaagcGATTCTTTGGtactttcaaaaatatattttatgtaatttaaaatgtgtatttatccACATTACAAATATCATAGCTACTtactaatttaaatgtttttatgtctatttttttattttttgatacaTAATAATCTTCTGTTTGGTTTTATCAGCTACAGTCAAAAtgctacattttcaaattgaaaacctttatttttccaGGATGGTATTTATATACTATAACATGCACGATTTGCAGTTCATATGTTGATGGTTAATACTTGATTAAAGTTAATGAGCTTTTTCCTTGTATTGCTGTGAATTTTGGAAAAAGATAAGATGtataatttcctgttttgtttttttgttgatgttttgttgtttttgtttttgcattttttttttttacctttgtcagatttaaaagtaaataaatctggaacaaagtgtttttgatgtgtttgtggccagaaaaaaaacatctagactttgttgcatttaaaagtctgaaataaaagTATGGAAATTTCAGCCTTTGCCCAGACGACGACTGGGAAAATACAGACCTATTCTAATCACCGATTGGCGAATTAGTAATAAAAACCACATTGATCCCTGTTAGGTCATTGATTTTTGGTGTCAATCTGCTTGTGCTGAGTGTTCAGTGTCCTGAGCCGTCGAGAAGCACGCAATGAGCGGAAGACTGTGATTAGGTCCCACTTTCTATTCTTCATTGTTCTCTTGCTTGTTGACAGAGAAATGGGGACAAAAATAGTTACACAGAGGAGCTGGACGGGAGATGTTGGTgacttttagaaaaatttatacattttttggCCTCTAGAGGGCATcctattattaaaaacattaacctCTGAATGAGAGAACAAGTTGTTGACGTTTACTAGCAAGAAGACATTTAGCACTTAGCAGACgacagcagttttgcagttcgTTCATCTGCAACATGAATCCTGACCAGATAAATTATTTGTACCCAACATGAATTTGTATAGAGTGCTTTTACcgagtagttttttttttttattgtggagTATGTTTTGCTATATTcacacaagtttgttttttttgtttgtttttttacagtacaatgataacaaaatgtcacattcaTACATGAAGCCTAGCATGAATGGAAACAAGGAATCACAGTCTCAGGAGTGTTGGTTTAAAACAAGTGTATCCAcagagttaaataaataaatgaaagtgttCAGATATAATGTGGCATTTTAATGCTCTTTTTGTGCCGTTTATACctggaaaacaatgttttatatgCATTAAGTTAGTAAAGAATTCCCACTAATTATAGAGTTTGGAATTGTGGGTAAAAACCTTGAGCTGGATAATAACGAGCTTCATCATATCTAATTGGGACCTTAATTTGCTCTTCTAATCAGTGCAACCTAAGGACAAAAAGAAGTCCTGCTTAGAGTGAATGTGGAGTAAATGTTGGCGGTTCGCTTACAAGCTCTGCCGCAACACAGTATTTGCATTGTTTCTCTATGGCTCTCTCAAATAATGCTGCTGACATTAGAAGGtcctttttaaatgtgtgaaggTGCCGGTTAGTTGGATAGAGTTTGATTGTCTGTTTGCCAGCAGCCGTGTTGCTTTTGTTTCGGAGACTATGCGCACCAGCACAGACAAACACACGCTGCCCGACACGTGCTGTCTTTTGTGTTTCCGCTCTGCAATTGcatcacatgcacacacatagtACTGCATCCTATGACAGTGTCAGAGCCGAGGTCAGTTGTGTCCATCAGACGCTCTGTTACACATGCTCTCTGTCACGTAAAGCTCCACGTGAAGTTGCTAGTGAGTCGACTGCATTTGTGTCGTCTGATAAAATGCTTGATGGAGTTTTTATATGAATCTATACTCGCAgtttgaagatttattttatttttttttttaaatgggggTTTCTAAATGGGGAGGCTGTTGGAGTTTAGGCCTGCAAAAAAACACTCCAATCCACCTCGCTCTTTCATTTGCCCCTGCTTGCGCAGTTCCTCCCTCTGAGTTAATGGGGTTGTGCGGCCTGGCAAGATTGCCCCTTTTAGGATCTGGTCTGAATGAAAAGACtggaatacacacacacagtcatgcaCACACAGACTGGTCTTGTTAACCACCCTCACATTCCCTGGCGAAGCCTGTTTGTTCCAGTTTTATAATGAGATGGGGACTTTTGAAGCGGTGCCACTGATAAACCAAACAGGATGCCAAACCACACGTACACGAGGAACATGAGCTACTACTGGGAATGCATTGTTATTCataaattcagtcatttgaGTTCAATTTAAGTTACAGCTTTCTAAATGCCTCAAGTGTGTCCGGCTAAGGTATGAAAAGCCGTCATATCTGAGTTTATTGTACAACAacaagtaggcctgtcacgatagcaaattttgctgaacgattaattgtctcaaaaaactattgcgatagacgatagtattgtttgaagacctttttgcactgatttaatggaaatgacgtaataatgcatgcaatttcctgccaaagatagatgcactttattttcaaaagaacacccaacactggaacttataaacaaaacaaccaaaaataaaaataaaattgattctcagtctccattaacaaaaatgtacttgaataaaaaacgaaataacataaagccaaagtgtaaataaatactgcattcaaccaaaagagtgcagattataaagtgtgtttactatattgcccttcagtgatcattagatttaaatagagaagatgggcacatcgactacctgatgcaatagttcacactacacgttagttcacacctacattttccccttatgacaatcttagaacttttatcgttctaagattgtctcttgttatcatcctgtagtgtgtggtgtgttacgctagatcgttgtggcccctccgatctaaatcaggggttttccccactgggatcgtTACCGCAGCCTGtcgaatgtgacaggtagccaatcagaaagcgcagattctcctcctgctttctgaggggaaattaccgaggggaatcccaaacagctgacacggcgcaacccgaagtccagcggacattggagatgatatgtggaaacaacattaatggttataaaacattttgtacaaagaatatagaaatgacgaggggaggagttggagcaaaatcgctacgttgatgaacccggtaacttttcagctgttcttcgttaacttGACATAAAttggttctaatgattttcattcagtcaggacgttacgctgacactagagctgcatgcgttgcaggtagattgtagtaaagcattgattaatgcctggttttaaaattagttagctggacttgtagccattatgttgtgcccactgttggacatcacacggcacatcgaacccgatggaaccgttatacctaggatttctgtcggctaatgtgtgatctcagattttgaaaatgggccgacaatcgaccgacagcactaagatggtgtcgtgtgcgctggacattacactaaggaaatgaggaagggagggtcggtggagagcaccggagttgagccttttttcatttcattcatcaacaaaaagagaaaaaggctggaagagagaTAAcaccgataattaaaatgacgtagatagttttaatttatgtacgattaatcgatttttcgtttatcgcgacaggcctaataACAAGCATTTGATCCACGCTGAATTGTCACTAAATCCATAAAACAAGGGTCAGATGAGTCATGTTTTCTGGTTGTAAAGGTTTGACCATCCATAAAGCTCAGGACACAcacatacccacacacacatttgcgCAGCTATCTTTGCGGGGACTTTTCATTGACTTgtattcatttctacagcctaaaccttacccttaccctaaccctacccatTAtgtacctaaccctaaccaaaactcaattcacaagtcctaaatctgacctcttacccaaaaacagtgtttcccctcGAAGCAGttggtccccacaacgtagtatgtTTCAGGATAATTGTCCCCAcgaggtattagaaacaaacgcacacatACAAAAACATAACGGTTGCttaatttagaaatgaaaacttGTTTACTCCTAAAAGTGTTGTTGCAttgtaaatgtgaacaaattttCATGCccctagatcaggggtctcaaactccagacctcgagggccgcagtttttagatgtgccacaggtacaaaacactggaatgaaatgtcttaattacctccacgttgtgtagaccagttctccagagccttaattattctattcaggtgtggtgcagcagaggcacatctaaaagttgcaggactgcggcccttgaggactggagtttgagacccctgccctAGATCATTGTCATATTATAACTGCAAGCCTCAgtgtattttaatgggattttatataATAGACCGACTCAAAGGGgtgctaaatattttacaagtggaaatctgaaaagtgtgttgtgtgtctgtttgcCTCCTTGCAGAGCAGTGTTTTGGGATGATgcctctaccagctttgcacgtCGAagagaatttttcttttgtttcgcTTATGTTTCTTTGCGAAATAGATCAGATTGGATTGATGCTGCCTGTGATCTGTTTTGAAGTATGGACACAATTTATGAGTAATGAACTTCGACTAGGCCATTCTGACACATAAACATGCTTTCATATACAGCAATCTTAGTTTCCTCCCTCAGTcccaaaacatgactgttgggTTAATTAGTTTCTCCAAATTGCCCTTACTTATGAGTTTGTGTGTGGTTGTTTATCTTGAGTGGCTCCAAGTTGTTCTGTGATGGACAGACGATCCTTCACCCAATAACTGCCTTTTTTACCcccactaatgttctctaaaaaaatCCCTCTTAGGCCTTCACAGAAAAGCTGGATTGATGTTGATGACATTGCATGCAGGTGTGTAGTCATTAGGTGACTAatgaaggcaattggttgcagtggattttattgagGCAAATCAAAAGAAAGAGCTGAATGCCGtgcttttcagagtttttttttgcaaaatgactTGAAAGCATATATTACTTTCTAATTATGCAATACCTTTTGTTTACTCCTCATAGTTTCCTCAAAACTACATTGAAATTTCtgttgacataaaaaaagaagaagcagaaaacaggTTTCGCCCCTTACTATCCTCCGCTCCATTCGTCTTTACGTTTCTTTGTGTTCTGTAGAGCACCTGCCTGCGATTGCCTCCCTCACGTTCCCTCTGtcctttcattttctctgactTTCACTCCCCTCCCCTCTCTTATGAAAGAGCTGGCTTCAGCAGTCTGACTGAACCGAGCGATGCATTCCCACTCGCACACCGGGTGCTGCTGCCCCGTGCGAGCTAATCGCTGGGTCCGTGTGTGTTCCTGGCTGCGGCTCAGCACTAAGGATCCGGAGCTTCCTGCGTGCTGCTAGGCAGCCCAGACTCATATTCTGCCGCATTCATGCCTCCTACCGCCACCATTACGCAGAGGAATTCCCTGCTGTCTCCTCGGCCGCTGCTCACAGACAGAGTGAGCGTTGGTtagagggagggagagggaggagaggaaaggagaAGATACGGGCTGCAAAGCGACACTGACAGATAGAGGACGGAGCTGGATTTTTGTGCTGGATTGACACATGAAGATGCGCCGCGTTTGTTTATGTGGAAAGTACTTTTTGTGGCCTTTGTCACTGACCTTTGTGCTATGGGTCTGCGCACATATGTAAGAAGGAACACCgtgtatttatgtgtgtgtgtgagcggcTGTTCCTGATGCGGTCGGAACGGGCGAGCCGTGTGTGTATTGTGGtgctggaggaggtggaggaggacgAGCCCTGTCCTTCATCCCCACCTCCTCGGCCCAAAGCGTCTCATCGAGTCTCTGGAAGGGCTGTCGCGCAGGACGATAAGGTGAGAATGCTCAGTTTCATTTAGTTgccaatttatttgtttttttttgcaggcgCACATTTCACAGCATTAGAGGTGCGTCTGCAGTTTTATAGGCAGATAAGTGAATCTTTTAAATTCACTGATTTAAAGTATTGAATTTAAAACTTGAATACTTGTATGCCACGTTGCAGAAAACTACAATGGACTGCCAGCACCTGTCAACCAGTACAAAAATAGCACAAGTATATTCCTGGCCCATGAGAGCAACATTGGTTTCTATAGCTAATCGGGATCGCCTGGTCTTTGTagtcctctttctctctgcataAAGGACAAGGCTATTGCTGAAAGTAAGAAGAGCCTCTTTATGTTGCGCTGACATGACTGGATGTTTAGGTTTGTAGGCAATGCACGGTTGTGTATATCTAACTGTATTCAATATAGTTTGAAACATCTATAGTAATCATCTCTGCTTATAAAAGAGCTGTAAATAGTACAAATATTAGTGAGCCTTGATGTTTGACAGTTAGATTTACAGTGCtggattaaagtttaaaaaattcaaaacagctTTAAAGTAGTTGCGTCTTAGACTgcaagtaattatttttttttatttttttttcaattaatttatcaaATATTCTGGTGATTAAATGCATAAAACGGCATATTCTCCAgagtttttaaagttgttttttatataatagaaatgaagcctaggcgaaaattcaagctgggagacaaaacacagccgtcacacatcagacactcaccacgctcccgccgcagccaatcaggacaggtgcgccgcaccgcttcagccaatcgtcgttcacggatcccttcaaaggacaagcttcccCGGATCTTcttgctcgtcagccgtgcttcgactCTACGTATGCGCTTTCCAACCTCTCCCACATTCAGTCAGCTAGTCAGCTGCCTCCCGTCCGCCAGCATTCCCGGTCCTTCAGTCCCTAATTCAGCTCGCAGAAGCACCTTCCGATCATCTTCGCCCTCTTTCAGAACCAGATACAGGGAGTGTCCCTCACCTGCCGGCTGCGCTCCTGTCGACTCCCAGTCATTCCTCACCGATCTAACCACCCTATCAAGCCTGCATTCGGCCTCCATTGATGTCTTCCCCTCATTGATGACGCAGGCGTCCTCTGGCATCCGCCTGGTTCCCCGTTCCGGCTCACCATCGTCAGTTGCTACGGCTCACTGGCGCTG from Gambusia affinis linkage group LG14, SWU_Gaff_1.0, whole genome shotgun sequence includes the following:
- the LOC122843527 gene encoding zinc finger protein 16-like isoform X3, which produces MSQLEELKLFVAGRLRTATSEILDVIDKTIEAYEQEVTRLKEENKRHSSLLEIILKKKLPKKQGCHVTNTTTKEAAPKLATDCSIAPAVKEENSPSGPSALVSGDNSKTQTSTFNATVGQQTVFISKERLLRFSTMENCFFCFKQVPASKHHLMKRHYDIAVHFIQDDIERFVIPCMCSDKVQERSHWHCPCCEKVLNRRCIFKVHLSKQHCYTVLQTKQVSEESSGLEDSEEDEEELSSLEQQQETTSPLLQVKEKAEGQLLNVVEAQHSGSSQPQQHCLYLNQDCGMNICLNARIQEGREVIVVESRQDNGFGKVFDSAGKMQRPNETGVVTKGKSCSNTKESIAKSASSSLVDLSPPSKKQAKNRLADLNLSTVTTELSSTQNRDGSYYCKACGEIFHYFHKLMTHVQKHAGDKICICGVCGKSLMRSESLHEHLQNHNTKNVCGTCGKRFSSQSRLQQHKTFHKSKTKYKVYNMITPGFMQDFEKSKI
- the LOC122843527 gene encoding myoneurin-like isoform X1, which encodes MSQLEELKLFVAGRLRTATSEILDVIDKTIEAYEQEVTRLKEENKRHSSLLEIILKKKLPKKQGCHVTNTTTKEAAPKLATDCSIAPAVKEENSPSGPSALVSGDNSKTQTSTFNATVGQQTVFISKERLLRFSTMENCFFCFKQVPASKHHLMKRHYDIAVHFIQDDIERFVIPCMCSDKVQERSHWHCPCCEKVLNRRCIFKVHLSKQHCYTVLQTKQVSGTHRLPYTVMFEEESSGLEDSEEDEEELSSLEQQQETTSPLLQVKEKAEGQLLNVVEAQHSGSSQPQQHCLYLNQDCGMNICLNARIQEGREVIVVESRQDNGFGKVFDSAGKMQRPNETGVVTKGKSCSNTKESIAKSASSSLVDLSPPSKKQAKNRLADLNLSTVTTELSSTQNRDGSYYCKACGEIFHYFHKLMTHVQKHAGDKICICGVCGKSLMRSESLHEHLQNHNTKNVCGTCGKRFSSQSRLQQHKTFHKSKTKYKVYNMITPGFMQDFEKSKI
- the LOC122843527 gene encoding myoneurin-like isoform X2, which encodes MSQLEELKLFVAGRLRTATSEILDVIDKTIEAYEQEVTRLKEENKRHSSLLEIILKKKLPKKQGCHVTNTTTKEAAPKLATDCSIAPAVKEENSPSGPSALVSGDNSKTQTSTFNATVGQQTVFISKERLLRFSTMENCFFCFKQVPASKHHLMKRHYDIAVHFIQDDIVQERSHWHCPCCEKVLNRRCIFKVHLSKQHCYTVLQTKQVSGTHRLPYTVMFEEESSGLEDSEEDEEELSSLEQQQETTSPLLQVKEKAEGQLLNVVEAQHSGSSQPQQHCLYLNQDCGMNICLNARIQEGREVIVVESRQDNGFGKVFDSAGKMQRPNETGVVTKGKSCSNTKESIAKSASSSLVDLSPPSKKQAKNRLADLNLSTVTTELSSTQNRDGSYYCKACGEIFHYFHKLMTHVQKHAGDKICICGVCGKSLMRSESLHEHLQNHNTKNVCGTCGKRFSSQSRLQQHKTFHKSKTKYKVYNMITPGFMQDFEKSKI